In a single window of the Deltaproteobacteria bacterium genome:
- a CDS encoding pyridoxal phosphate-dependent aminotransferase, producing MISHRASQIPPFIVMDVLEKAQAMERRGEHVIHLEVGEPDFDTPECIKEACWRAIRDGHTHYTHSLGLLELREAICEHYHNTYGVTITPDRVVITSGTSPAMFLLFSALLEKGDEVIISDPRYACYPNFIRFFEGLPVSVKVFEEEGFQYSAGEIRKKISVRTKAIMINSPSNPTGNILTSERMKEIASLDIPVISDEIYHGLVYEDREHTILEFSDRAFVFNGFSKAYAMTGWRLGYLIAPPEFVRPIQKIQQNLFISANSFVQHAGVAALREAGPDVERMRNIFNERRHYITDRLGRLGLGIAVKPTGAFYILANIKHFSNDSYSTAFDILKNAKVGVTPGIDFGENCEGYLRLSYANSLENITEGLDRIETYLRERGLV from the coding sequence ATGATTTCACATCGAGCATCACAGATACCGCCCTTCATCGTCATGGACGTGCTTGAAAAGGCCCAGGCAATGGAGCGCCGGGGCGAGCATGTCATTCATCTGGAGGTCGGGGAACCCGATTTCGACACACCGGAGTGCATCAAGGAAGCCTGCTGGCGGGCGATCAGGGATGGGCACACGCATTATACGCACAGTCTCGGCCTGCTCGAGCTTCGCGAGGCGATCTGCGAGCATTACCATAACACGTACGGCGTTACGATCACCCCGGACCGTGTGGTGATCACATCGGGAACATCGCCGGCAATGTTCCTTCTCTTCTCGGCCCTCCTTGAAAAGGGCGACGAGGTGATCATTTCCGATCCCCGTTATGCCTGCTATCCCAATTTCATACGCTTTTTCGAGGGACTGCCGGTATCGGTCAAGGTGTTCGAGGAAGAAGGGTTTCAATACAGCGCCGGGGAGATCAGGAAAAAGATATCCGTCAGGACGAAGGCGATCATGATCAATTCACCCTCAAACCCCACTGGCAATATCCTGACCTCCGAGCGGATGAAAGAGATCGCATCTCTGGACATCCCCGTCATTTCTGATGAGATCTACCACGGTCTGGTTTACGAGGACCGGGAGCATACCATTCTCGAATTTTCCGACAGGGCTTTCGTTTTCAACGGATTTTCAAAAGCATACGCCATGACGGGCTGGCGTCTCGGATACCTGATAGCGCCTCCGGAATTCGTGCGCCCCATACAGAAAATTCAACAGAATCTTTTTATATCGGCCAACTCCTTCGTCCAGCATGCCGGGGTCGCCGCCCTTCGGGAGGCAGGTCCGGACGTGGAGCGGATGAGGAACATATTCAATGAGCGGCGGCATTACATAACGGACCGGCTCGGCCGGCTGGGTCTGGGAATCGCCGTCAAACCCACCGGAGCATTTTATATTCTGGCGAATATCAAGCACTTTTCCAATGATTCCTACAGCACCGCTTTCGATATTCTTAAAAACGCGAAGGTGGGCGTCACGCCCGGCATCGATTTCGGAGAGAACTGTGAGGGATACCTGCGCCTGTCATACGCGAACTCTCTGGAAAACATAACCGAGGGGCTCGACCGGATAGAAACCTATCTGCGGGAACGGGGCCTGGTATGA
- a CDS encoding CoA pyrophosphatase gives MNANNLSDRDETHELILKRLGTAPVDFSEQFSRVRTMRTSDRRWLAAGVLLPLFFRENETAGEGEFVFQLIKRSRNVPQSGDLSAPGGMLNPLADKIFMNLIISGIFPMLRGGSRKYLRQRSEEKRDVVLFLANALRESWEEVRLNPFNVRFLGALPSYTLSLFPRVIFPVVGLVRTPWRFRPNWEVEKVVEIPLAAFFRDENYAFFSLSHHGDGNGTSPVSWQFPCLIHREPGGNDEILWGATFNIILSFLKAVFDHELPEIDRDNQVHRTIDASYMTGSAHGHGNRRHRE, from the coding sequence ATGAACGCGAACAACCTCTCAGATCGGGACGAGACCCATGAACTGATCCTGAAGCGACTGGGAACAGCACCGGTGGATTTCTCCGAGCAATTTTCCCGGGTCCGGACCATGAGAACAAGCGACAGGAGATGGCTTGCGGCCGGCGTACTGCTTCCTCTCTTTTTCAGGGAGAACGAAACCGCCGGGGAGGGAGAGTTTGTTTTTCAACTGATAAAACGTTCCCGGAACGTGCCGCAGAGCGGGGACCTGAGCGCGCCCGGCGGCATGCTGAACCCCCTGGCGGATAAGATCTTCATGAACCTCATCATCAGCGGCATTTTCCCCATGCTGCGGGGCGGGTCACGAAAATACCTGCGGCAACGGAGTGAGGAAAAAAGGGATGTCGTTCTGTTCCTTGCGAACGCCCTTCGTGAGTCATGGGAAGAGGTCCGGCTGAATCCTTTCAATGTCCGGTTTTTGGGAGCCCTGCCCTCTTACACTCTCAGCCTTTTCCCGCGTGTCATATTTCCCGTGGTCGGTCTCGTCAGAACCCCCTGGCGGTTCCGCCCCAACTGGGAAGTGGAAAAAGTCGTAGAAATTCCTCTTGCCGCCTTCTTCAGGGATGAAAACTACGCTTTCTTCTCTCTGAGTCATCACGGAGATGGAAATGGAACATCACCGGTCTCATGGCAATTCCCCTGTCTCATCCACCGGGAACCGGGCGGAAATGATGAGATCCTCTGGGGCGCCACGTTCAATATCATTCTTTCCTTTCTCAAGGCAGTCTTCGATCATGAGCTTCCTGAAATCGACAGGGACAATCAGGTACACCGTACCATCGACGCCTCCTATATGACGGGAAGCGCTCATGGGCATGGCAACCGTCGGCACCGGGAATGA
- a CDS encoding alpha/beta fold hydrolase: protein MEEQFNPKGWTRNPHLQSILASMKIRTIGPNPMMAVSKAVVIDGGDGVRLQGYHSEHPDRNDRPLILLLHGWEGHSGSAYMLHTGRYFYKKGYDIFRLNFRDHGDTHSLNPGLFHGALIDEVMTAVHRISTFSRGNPFYIIGFSLGGNYALRIALRQGDTPIEGLEQIVAVSPPIDPFNSTLAVDKGLFIYRSYFLMKWKRSLRKKQVAFPDRYDFRKELRMSSILEITESIIRCYSDFGGHRDYFDRYTLTKAPFASVTVPVTVIIAEDDPVIPVEDFRRLGNSSRLKVSIQPHGGHCGFIDPFPCGCWYERRIEALYRRGRP from the coding sequence ATGGAGGAACAATTCAATCCAAAAGGCTGGACGCGGAATCCGCATCTCCAGAGCATCCTTGCAAGCATGAAGATCAGGACCATCGGTCCCAACCCGATGATGGCGGTTTCAAAAGCGGTCGTGATCGACGGCGGGGATGGGGTCCGCCTGCAGGGATACCATTCAGAGCATCCCGACCGCAACGATCGTCCGCTCATCCTGCTTCTTCACGGCTGGGAAGGTCATTCAGGGTCCGCCTACATGCTCCATACGGGGAGATACTTCTATAAGAAAGGCTATGACATATTTCGGCTCAACTTTCGTGATCACGGGGATACGCATTCCCTGAACCCGGGGCTTTTTCACGGCGCACTGATCGATGAAGTAATGACGGCGGTGCACCGCATCAGCACTTTTTCCCGGGGAAATCCCTTTTATATCATCGGATTCTCACTGGGAGGAAATTACGCGCTCCGCATCGCACTGCGACAGGGAGATACTCCCATAGAAGGCCTGGAACAGATCGTTGCCGTGAGTCCCCCCATTGATCCCTTCAATTCGACACTGGCCGTTGATAAGGGCCTGTTCATCTATCGTTCCTACTTTCTGATGAAATGGAAGAGGTCGCTGAGAAAAAAACAGGTCGCCTTTCCCGACCGGTATGATTTTCGAAAAGAACTCCGCATGAGTTCAATTCTGGAGATCACCGAATCGATAATCAGGTGCTATTCCGACTTCGGGGGACACCGTGATTATTTCGACCGCTACACGCTCACCAAAGCCCCTTTCGCATCCGTGACGGTCCCCGTTACCGTTATCATCGCCGAGGACGACCCCGTAATTCCCGTTGAGGATTTCCGCCGTCTTGGAAACAGTTCCCGCCTGAAGGTGTCAATCCAGCCTCACGGCGGCCATTGCGGTTTCATTGATCCCTTCCCCTGCGGCTGCTGGTACGAACGGAGGATCGAGGCGCTGTACCGCAGAGGCCGTCCATGA
- a CDS encoding ADP-ribosylglycohydrolase family protein, producing the protein MILTGSLFHDGADHAEAAGVIGKTVAVHESMPFAVYCFLKHHGSFEECLLCAVTNGGDRDTLGAMACAISGAFHGFEKLPSSWTGLLENREYIAGLAEGLAARCFKARFSRP; encoded by the coding sequence ATGATCCTCACAGGCAGTCTTTTTCATGACGGTGCCGATCACGCTGAAGCCGCCGGAGTGATCGGGAAAACCGTCGCGGTCCATGAATCGATGCCCTTTGCCGTCTATTGCTTTCTGAAGCATCATGGATCGTTTGAGGAATGCCTTCTGTGCGCCGTGACAAACGGTGGTGACCGGGATACCTTGGGAGCAATGGCCTGCGCGATCTCAGGGGCCTTTCACGGTTTCGAGAAATTGCCGTCGTCATGGACCGGACTGCTTGAGAACCGGGAGTATATTGCCGGTCTCGCTGAAGGTCTCGCGGCCCGTTGCTTTAAGGCCCGGTTTTCTCGTCCGTGA
- a CDS encoding thiol reductase thioredoxin: MKQNEFIIRCLRCGQKNRIVPEHLSNTPRCGRCGAALDELIIRCMECGTRNLVPEERVSDRPICGKCGAPLYLGSVVEVSDRSFSDEVLAFPGPVLVCFWSDTCESCRVSLPALEYMTHTYAGSIKVVRLKVDDAPETVSRFGITETPSFLLFKNGVERKKLTGPMKPADLKEHLQPLLTDEKTGP, translated from the coding sequence ATGAAGCAGAATGAATTCATTATCAGATGCCTGAGATGCGGTCAGAAGAACCGGATCGTTCCCGAGCACCTGAGCAACACCCCCCGGTGCGGCCGCTGCGGTGCTGCTCTTGATGAACTGATCATCCGGTGCATGGAATGCGGGACCAGGAACCTGGTACCGGAAGAACGGGTCAGTGACCGCCCCATCTGCGGGAAATGCGGTGCGCCCCTGTACCTGGGATCGGTCGTGGAAGTGTCGGATCGATCATTTTCCGATGAGGTCCTGGCATTTCCGGGACCGGTGCTTGTCTGTTTCTGGTCGGACACGTGCGAATCCTGCCGGGTCTCTCTCCCCGCCCTCGAATACATGACCCACACCTATGCCGGGTCCATTAAGGTGGTCCGGCTGAAGGTCGATGACGCCCCTGAAACCGTGTCACGGTTCGGCATCACCGAAACGCCTTCGTTCCTGCTTTTCAAGAACGGGGTTGAACGAAAGAAACTCACCGGACCCATGAAGCCGGCCGATCTGAAAGAACATCTTCAACCGCTTCTCACGGACGAGAAAACCGGGCCTTAA
- a CDS encoding KpsF/GutQ family sugar-phosphate isomerase, with the protein MTDDTVILQNARDVLKIEAESILNLIEKLDDHFSKAVDLIFRSKGRVIVTGIGKSGLIGKKIVATLTSTGTPALFLHPVEGMHGDLGIVHRDDVLLAISNSGETMEINILISRIRDIGIPVIAFTGKRSSSLATMSDVAIDVGVAREACPFGLAPTSSSTATLAMGDALAVALVKKKNFSERDFYRFHPGGYLGQRLMASVKDCMISDDRMPLVLSGTPSLAAIEKIDEKNLGFVLVVDEGKRLLGILTDGDVRRFVKKGTDFSKAIVDQLMTRAPKTIDQNTSLAETIEVLQRDEITTLAVLDADGRLAGYIHLHDILGRGGTIKISI; encoded by the coding sequence ATGACGGATGACACCGTAATATTACAGAATGCCCGTGACGTCCTGAAAATAGAGGCGGAAAGCATTCTCAACCTCATAGAAAAACTTGATGACCACTTTTCAAAGGCCGTGGACCTCATTTTCCGTTCAAAGGGCCGGGTGATCGTGACGGGTATTGGAAAATCAGGCCTGATCGGGAAAAAGATCGTGGCCACCCTGACGAGCACCGGTACACCTGCCCTCTTCCTCCACCCTGTGGAAGGCATGCATGGAGACCTGGGAATCGTTCACCGCGACGATGTCCTCCTGGCGATCTCAAACAGCGGTGAAACGATGGAAATAAATATCCTTATTTCACGGATCAGGGATATCGGGATTCCGGTTATTGCCTTTACCGGCAAGAGATCGTCGTCATTGGCCACCATGAGTGACGTGGCCATCGACGTGGGAGTGGCCAGGGAAGCCTGCCCCTTCGGTCTGGCCCCGACATCAAGCTCCACGGCCACGCTTGCCATGGGGGATGCCCTCGCGGTCGCGCTCGTCAAGAAAAAGAATTTCAGTGAACGGGACTTTTACAGATTTCATCCCGGCGGGTATCTCGGGCAGCGCCTGATGGCGTCGGTAAAGGACTGCATGATCAGCGACGATCGAATGCCTCTGGTTCTCTCGGGAACACCGTCCCTGGCGGCGATAGAAAAAATCGACGAAAAGAACCTCGGTTTTGTCCTCGTGGTCGATGAGGGAAAGAGGCTCCTGGGAATATTGACGGATGGGGACGTGCGGCGTTTCGTCAAGAAGGGCACCGACTTTTCAAAAGCAATTGTTGACCAGCTCATGACGAGAGCTCCAAAAACCATTGATCAGAACACGTCACTGGCGGAAACCATCGAAGTACTGCAGCGTGATGAGATCACCACCCTTGCCGTCCTGGATGCTGACGGCCGCCTGGCGGGATATATACATCTTCATGATATTCTCGGAAGGGGTGGCACAATAAAAATTTCTATCTGA
- a CDS encoding anaerobic ribonucleoside-triphosphate reductase activating protein, which translates to MEIAALQKFSLIDFPGKICAVLFTRRCNFRCPYCHNPELVLPELFGDLVPVPDVLSFLDRRRNKLDALSVTGGEPTLQGDIVDFIKEIKSMGYIIKIDTNGSRPAVIAELIDKGLIDFLSMDVKAPLAKYESVARVKVTKADIRKSIETVMASGIDYEFRTTVVRSLLTRRDLLSIGRLVSGARRLVLQKFIPSKTVDPSFMHEESLSSDELQVIGKKLEHWVEQVHIR; encoded by the coding sequence ATGGAAATCGCCGCGCTGCAAAAATTCTCCCTCATCGATTTCCCCGGGAAGATCTGTGCCGTTCTATTTACGCGCCGCTGTAATTTCCGGTGTCCCTATTGCCATAATCCCGAGCTCGTGCTTCCCGAGCTCTTCGGTGATCTAGTTCCCGTTCCCGACGTACTCTCCTTCCTCGACAGACGGCGGAACAAACTGGACGCCCTTTCAGTGACGGGAGGAGAACCGACACTGCAGGGCGACATTGTCGATTTCATAAAGGAGATCAAGTCGATGGGCTACATCATAAAGATCGACACGAACGGTTCCCGTCCCGCTGTAATCGCGGAACTGATCGATAAGGGCCTCATCGACTTTCTGTCAATGGACGTGAAGGCCCCCCTGGCCAAATATGAATCGGTCGCGCGGGTAAAAGTAACCAAGGCGGACATTCGGAAAAGCATAGAGACCGTCATGGCCTCAGGAATTGATTATGAATTCCGCACGACCGTAGTACGCTCACTCCTCACCCGCCGGGACCTGCTCAGCATCGGAAGGCTTGTTTCGGGAGCCCGCCGCCTGGTGCTCCAGAAATTCATACCTTCAAAAACCGTTGATCCCTCTTTCATGCATGAAGAATCCCTTTCCAGCGACGAGCTTCAGGTAATAGGAAAAAAACTTGAACACTGGGTGGAGCAGGTCCACATCAGGTGA
- a CDS encoding ribonucleoside triphosphate reductase: MHTKIRKRDGRLVKFDASKITNAIAKAGEATGEFSEKDAQRLTIRVLTLAEKLFDDKIMTVEEIQDIVEDALLNSSYRKTAKAYIIYRDQHARLREIANKMEVDLVDQYLQKMDWKINENSNMDYSLQGLNNYVSSEVSKVYWLNKIYPDEIRQAQHNGDFHIHDLSLLSVYCVGWDLYDLLLEGFKGASGKVESKPAKHLRSALGQVVNFFYTLQGEAAGAQAFSNFDTLLAPFIRYDDLTYNEVKQALQEFIFNINVPTRVGFQTPFTNVTLDIEVPPYYTDKNVIIGGVPLTETYGDFQEEMNILNKAFLEVMAEGDAKGRVFTFPIPTYNITRHFEWDNPHLDNLWEMTAKYGVPYFSNFINSDMSPEDARSMCCRLRIDNRELVKRGGGLFGSNPLTGSIGVITMNMPRIGYLSGTKEEFRERLTKLMVMAKESLETKRKVLEKFTDGNLYPYTKYYLRHMKERFGEYWKNHFSTIGLVGMNEACLNFLGKSIADPEGLEFTRETLDFMRDKLLEFQEETGNNYNLEATPAEGTSHSLARKDKERYPDIILSTANGDGGASSVFYTNSTQLPVNYTDDIFEALDLQDDIQTRYTGGTVFHIYAGERIDDASAIKVLVRRICEQYHLPYFTFSPTFSVCQNHGYLKGEQETCPTCGESCEVFTRVVGYLRPVKQWNKGKQAEFASRTVFKV, from the coding sequence ATGCATACCAAAATCAGGAAGCGCGATGGCCGTCTGGTCAAGTTTGATGCTTCGAAGATCACGAATGCCATAGCAAAGGCGGGAGAAGCAACCGGTGAGTTCAGTGAAAAGGACGCCCAGCGCTTGACCATAAGGGTCCTGACTCTCGCTGAAAAACTCTTTGACGACAAGATCATGACCGTCGAAGAAATTCAGGACATCGTGGAAGACGCTCTTCTCAACTCATCATACCGAAAAACCGCCAAGGCCTATATCATCTATCGAGACCAGCATGCCCGGCTCCGTGAAATAGCGAACAAGATGGAGGTGGACCTGGTTGACCAGTACCTTCAGAAGATGGACTGGAAGATCAATGAGAACAGCAACATGGATTATTCCCTGCAGGGCCTCAATAATTATGTCTCGTCCGAAGTCAGCAAGGTGTACTGGTTGAATAAAATATATCCTGACGAGATACGACAGGCCCAGCACAACGGTGATTTTCATATCCATGACCTGAGCCTTCTGTCCGTTTACTGCGTGGGATGGGACCTCTACGACCTGCTTCTTGAAGGGTTCAAGGGGGCATCCGGAAAGGTTGAAAGCAAGCCTGCGAAACATCTTCGCAGCGCACTGGGACAGGTGGTCAACTTTTTTTACACCCTGCAGGGTGAGGCGGCGGGGGCACAGGCATTCTCGAATTTCGACACCCTCCTCGCACCGTTCATACGATACGATGACCTTACCTATAACGAGGTCAAACAGGCCCTTCAGGAGTTCATATTCAACATCAACGTCCCGACCCGCGTCGGCTTTCAGACACCCTTCACGAACGTGACCCTCGACATCGAGGTTCCTCCCTACTACACCGACAAGAACGTCATTATCGGCGGTGTTCCACTCACGGAAACCTACGGGGATTTCCAGGAAGAGATGAACATACTGAACAAGGCCTTCCTGGAGGTGATGGCTGAGGGTGACGCGAAGGGACGCGTTTTTACATTTCCCATACCGACCTACAACATCACCCGACACTTCGAATGGGATAACCCCCACCTCGACAACCTGTGGGAAATGACCGCAAAATACGGTGTCCCCTACTTCTCGAATTTCATCAATTCGGACATGAGCCCGGAAGACGCTCGCAGCATGTGCTGCCGGCTCAGAATAGACAACCGCGAACTGGTAAAGCGGGGGGGCGGTCTGTTCGGTTCCAATCCCCTGACCGGTTCCATCGGCGTCATCACCATGAACATGCCACGGATCGGTTACCTGTCCGGGACAAAGGAAGAGTTCCGGGAACGTCTCACGAAACTTATGGTCATGGCCAAGGAAAGCCTGGAAACGAAGCGCAAGGTACTCGAAAAGTTCACCGATGGAAACCTCTATCCCTATACGAAGTATTATCTCCGTCACATGAAGGAGCGTTTCGGAGAATACTGGAAAAACCATTTTTCCACGATCGGCCTCGTGGGAATGAATGAGGCCTGCCTCAATTTCCTCGGAAAATCGATCGCCGACCCGGAAGGACTCGAATTCACCAGAGAGACTCTTGATTTCATGCGTGACAAGCTCCTCGAGTTTCAGGAAGAAACGGGAAACAACTACAACCTTGAAGCGACCCCGGCAGAGGGAACGTCACACAGCCTTGCCCGCAAGGACAAGGAACGGTATCCCGATATCATCCTGTCGACCGCCAACGGTGACGGCGGTGCATCATCGGTATTCTATACCAATTCAACGCAATTGCCGGTGAATTACACGGATGACATATTTGAGGCCCTCGACCTGCAGGATGACATTCAGACCCGCTATACCGGGGGAACGGTGTTTCACATCTACGCCGGTGAGCGGATAGACGATGCATCGGCCATCAAGGTACTGGTCCGGCGGATATGCGAACAGTATCACCTGCCGTATTTTACCTTTTCTCCCACCTTCAGCGTCTGCCAGAATCACGGGTATCTGAAGGGTGAACAGGAGACGTGCCCCACCTGCGGTGAATCCTGCGAAGTATTCACCCGCGTCGTCGGTTACCTCCGGCCCGTGAAACAATGGAACAAGGGTAAGCAGGCGGAATTCGCTTCTCGTACCGTTTTCAAAGTATGA
- a CDS encoding adenylosuccinate lyase produces MIPRYSRDEMTAIWSPENRFRKWLDVEILVCEALAEKGLIPPDAMKNIREHAGFDVSRIDEIEKTVKHDVIAFLTAVSERVGPDARFIHMGLTSSDILDTSFAVLLKEASDILLRDVDDVLEILKDRAQEFKNTLMMGRSHGIHAEPITFGLKMALWFQEMERNRIRLAAARGSIACGKIAGAVGTYSFIDPSIEEYVCRKLGITPAPISTQVVQRDRHAEFFSACAITASSIEKFATEIRHLQRTEVREAEEYFSPGQKGSSAMPHKRNPVLSENLTGLARLMRSYALAAMENAPLWHERDISHSSVERVIGPDATILLDFMLYRFAGVIKNLVVYPERMLENLNLTRGVVFSQMVLLKLVESGVSREDAYAMVQRNAMKSWNEGRQFRDLLLEDEEVRSRLSAEDIDHIFRTENFLGHIDYTFEKVFGKGS; encoded by the coding sequence GTGATTCCGAGATATTCGAGAGATGAAATGACCGCCATCTGGAGTCCTGAAAATCGATTCAGGAAATGGCTTGACGTGGAGATCCTCGTCTGCGAGGCACTGGCGGAAAAAGGGCTTATACCACCGGATGCGATGAAAAACATTCGGGAACACGCAGGTTTTGACGTTTCACGGATTGATGAAATAGAAAAAACGGTCAAACACGATGTCATCGCTTTTCTCACGGCCGTTTCGGAGCGGGTAGGGCCCGACGCCCGCTTTATCCACATGGGGCTGACATCATCGGATATTCTCGATACTTCCTTCGCGGTTCTGCTGAAGGAGGCATCCGATATATTGCTCCGCGACGTGGACGACGTTCTGGAGATACTGAAGGACCGGGCTCAGGAATTCAAGAACACGCTGATGATGGGCAGGTCTCACGGCATTCATGCCGAACCGATAACCTTCGGCCTGAAAATGGCCCTGTGGTTTCAGGAGATGGAACGAAACAGGATTCGTCTCGCCGCGGCGCGTGGATCGATCGCCTGCGGGAAAATAGCGGGTGCCGTGGGAACCTATTCGTTCATCGACCCTTCCATTGAAGAATACGTGTGCCGGAAACTCGGGATCACCCCGGCGCCGATCTCCACGCAGGTCGTCCAGCGGGACCGGCATGCCGAATTCTTTTCAGCCTGTGCCATCACCGCCTCTTCCATTGAAAAGTTTGCGACGGAAATACGGCACCTCCAGAGGACCGAGGTGCGGGAAGCCGAGGAGTATTTTTCACCCGGGCAGAAAGGGTCCTCCGCGATGCCTCATAAACGCAATCCCGTTCTGTCGGAAAACCTGACGGGGCTGGCGAGGCTCATGCGGTCCTACGCCCTGGCGGCTATGGAGAACGCGCCGCTGTGGCACGAACGGGACATAAGCCACTCTTCCGTGGAACGGGTGATCGGACCGGACGCGACGATACTTCTCGACTTCATGCTGTACCGTTTTGCCGGTGTAATAAAAAATCTGGTGGTGTATCCCGAAAGGATGCTGGAAAACCTGAACCTGACCCGTGGCGTCGTTTTTTCACAGATGGTTCTCCTGAAACTCGTTGAAAGCGGAGTGTCCCGGGAAGATGCCTATGCCATGGTACAACGCAATGCCATGAAGTCCTGGAACGAAGGACGTCAATTCAGGGACCTGCTGCTTGAAGATGAAGAAGTGCGGTCCCGTCTGTCCGCCGAGGATATTGACCATATCTTCAGAACGGAAAATTTTCTGGGCCATATCGACTATACCTTTGAAAAGGTCTTCGGGAAGGGGTCATGA
- a CDS encoding methyltransferase domain-containing protein has translation MESDEETLRLEMKTDRERVKTQAQWCGIGPGQRVLDLGCGTGKTTSIIHELVQPGGSVVGVDGSRERIAYAEKQYGAHEGIEFHSCDLTGLLEDLGEFDVIWMRFVLEYFRHESAGIVRNLKQCLKPGGVLCLLDLDHNCLNHYELSPRLEDILGKIIGTLERKYNFDPYAGRKLYSYLYDEGFEEIEAHIMAHHLIYGEVREEDAFNWVKKIEMVARAAGALFDTYPGGFEGFTGDFEEFFYDPRRFTYSCLILCKGRMPK, from the coding sequence ATGGAAAGCGACGAAGAGACCCTTCGCCTTGAAATGAAAACCGACCGGGAACGGGTGAAAACACAGGCTCAATGGTGCGGTATCGGTCCGGGGCAACGGGTTCTTGATCTCGGTTGCGGGACCGGGAAAACGACCTCTATCATTCATGAACTCGTGCAACCGGGCGGGTCCGTTGTGGGAGTCGACGGTTCACGGGAACGGATAGCCTACGCTGAAAAACAGTACGGGGCTCATGAAGGAATTGAGTTTCATTCCTGCGACCTGACGGGGCTCCTCGAAGATCTCGGCGAATTCGACGTAATATGGATGCGCTTTGTGCTCGAGTATTTTCGACATGAAAGCGCCGGGATAGTGCGGAACCTGAAACAATGCTTGAAACCGGGGGGGGTGTTGTGTCTGCTCGATCTCGACCACAACTGCCTGAATCATTATGAGCTCAGCCCGAGGCTTGAGGACATACTTGGGAAAATAATCGGTACCCTGGAACGTAAATACAATTTTGATCCCTATGCCGGACGGAAATTATACTCCTATCTGTATGACGAAGGCTTTGAAGAGATCGAAGCCCATATCATGGCGCATCACCTGATATACGGTGAAGTTCGTGAAGAAGATGCCTTTAACTGGGTAAAAAAGATCGAGATGGTCGCCCGCGCGGCGGGTGCTCTCTTTGACACGTACCCCGGGGGGTTCGAGGGGTTTACAGGCGATTTCGAGGAATTCTTCTACGATCCCCGCCGGTTCACCTATTCTTGCCTTATTCTGTGCAAGGGCCGCATGCCGAAATAG